The Vicia villosa cultivar HV-30 ecotype Madison, WI linkage group LG1, Vvil1.0, whole genome shotgun sequence genome includes a region encoding these proteins:
- the LOC131645214 gene encoding uncharacterized protein LOC131645214 gives MNGYSKIGSTSHKSRSIDFSDFFSFSQTPKPTRISNTLETIKHVEEPNDNEVIKKREVVDEGERFGVILGRSCSVSSSSSCSAASGFQATVKRAFSIKRSSSSVSERYCRIHDQNMVTEASDELVIIDDAIKNKKKKHKGGKILKVCKRLFGF, from the coding sequence ATGAATGGTTATTCAAAGATTGGTAGTACTAGCCACAAATCAAGATCTATAGATTTTTCAGATTTTTTCTCATTTTCTCAGACACCAAAACCAACCAGGATTAGCAACACTcttgaaacaattaaacatgttGAAGAACCTAATGATAACGAGGTCATCAAGAAGAGGGAGGTGGTAGATGAAGGAGAGAGATTTGGAGTGATATTAGGTAGGAGCTGTTcagtttcttcttcttcatcttgttCTGCTGCATCTGGGTTTCAGGCAACAGTGAAGAGAGCATTTTCAATAAAAAGATCTTCTTCATCAGTTTCAGAGAGGTACTGTAGAATCCATGATCAGAACATGGTAACAGAAGCATCAGATGagttagtcatcatagatgatgcaatcaagaacaagaagaaaaaacatAAAGGAGGCAAGATCCTTAAAGTCTGTAAGCGTTTGTTTGGATTCTAG